One Peribacillus simplex NBRC 15720 = DSM 1321 genomic region harbors:
- the mobA gene encoding molybdenum cofactor guanylyltransferase yields MEWTMLLLAGGKSSRMGVNKALLTIGGVVNISRVASELKKVSENIMVITNTFEEYHFLQLPLIPDLHKDQGPLGGLHAGLTSSKTELQFLVACDMPFASADAIKDIISRYEPEFDAVIPEINGRLQPLFAVYHKRCLPVLTECLLKHELKMSQFLEKISVKIMKETDFKLYHENPEHFQYLFFNMNTREDYQEAGYIDQTELFIKDGRHEL; encoded by the coding sequence ATGGAATGGACAATGTTGCTTTTAGCTGGTGGGAAATCAAGCCGGATGGGAGTCAATAAGGCCCTCTTGACCATAGGTGGCGTTGTGAACATTTCAAGAGTGGCTTCCGAATTGAAAAAGGTGTCAGAAAACATTATGGTCATTACGAATACATTTGAAGAATATCATTTTCTGCAACTTCCGCTAATTCCGGATTTACATAAGGATCAAGGGCCTCTTGGCGGATTGCATGCAGGGTTGACCTCATCGAAAACGGAGCTTCAGTTCCTTGTAGCCTGTGATATGCCGTTTGCGAGTGCAGATGCCATAAAGGATATCATTTCCCGTTATGAACCTGAATTCGATGCTGTCATTCCAGAAATAAATGGCAGGCTCCAGCCGCTTTTTGCTGTTTACCATAAAAGGTGTCTTCCTGTACTGACGGAGTGCTTATTAAAACATGAATTAAAAATGAGTCAATTTTTGGAAAAGATTTCGGTGAAAATCATGAAAGAAACCGACTTTAAGTTATATCACGAGAATCCTGAACATTTTCAATACCTTTTTTTCAATATGAATACGAGGGAAGATTATCAAGAGGCAGGTTATATTGATCAAACTGAATTATTTATAAAGGATGGTAGACATGAATTATAA
- a CDS encoding molybdenum cofactor biosynthesis protein MoaE — translation MNYNISKEPIVIQEVIDKVVKRNAGAVTTFIGTVREMTKGKKTLFLIYEAYEPMAIKKLEQIGSEIKERWPDAETAITHRVGKLEITDIAVVIAVSTPHRNDAYEANRYAIERIKEIVPIWKKEHWEDGETWVGNQLETVPYPTGKPEEGDIDD, via the coding sequence ATGAATTATAATATTTCAAAAGAGCCCATTGTCATCCAGGAAGTGATTGATAAAGTAGTCAAGCGAAATGCAGGTGCCGTCACGACCTTCATTGGTACAGTGAGGGAAATGACGAAAGGAAAAAAGACTCTCTTCTTAATTTACGAAGCGTATGAACCGATGGCTATCAAGAAATTGGAGCAAATCGGATCTGAGATCAAGGAGCGATGGCCTGATGCAGAAACGGCGATCACCCATCGTGTAGGTAAACTTGAAATCACGGATATCGCAGTGGTTATTGCCGTTAGTACGCCACATCGAAATGATGCATATGAGGCAAACAGGTATGCGATTGAAAGAATTAAAGAAATCGTCCCGATCTGGAAAAAAGAACACTGGGAAGATGGGGAGACATGGGTCGGAAACCAGTTGGAAACCGTTCCATATCCAACGGGGAAACCGGAAGAGGGGGATATTGATGATTAA
- the moaD gene encoding molybdopterin converting factor subunit 1 encodes MINVLLFAQLKDELGKETLSIEGNGMSVAQLKGKMKVDFQLEGLETVMTAVNEEFADDDTILSDGDTVAFIPPVSGG; translated from the coding sequence ATGATTAATGTACTTTTATTTGCCCAATTGAAAGATGAGCTAGGAAAAGAGACTCTTTCTATAGAAGGAAATGGAATGAGTGTAGCCCAGCTAAAAGGAAAAATGAAGGTGGATTTCCAATTGGAAGGTCTTGAAACCGTGATGACAGCGGTCAATGAAGAATTTGCCGATGATGACACGATTCTATCTGATGGAGATACAGTTGCTTTCATTCCACCAGTCAGTGGAGGCTAA
- a CDS encoding MoeB/ThiF family adenylyltransferase — translation MKERFSRQTLFVPIGEGGQLKIMKKHVLLLGAGALGSANAEALTRAGVGKLTIVDRDYVETSNLQRQQMYTERDVDEKLPKAEAAKRHLFDINHEVEVNAIIMDATAQNLEQLLGDVDLILDATDNFETRMIINDLSQKLHIPWIYGACVGSVGMTMTILPEQTPCLHCLLKAIPIQGMTCDTGGIISPAVTMVVAHQTAEALKILVEDWESVRPALVTFDLWRNQYQTVKLTKAKKKDCLSCGEQRTYPFLTMENATKTAVLCGRDTVQVRPPKPLELQLDKLAKDLNGSGYLVKFNPFLLSCEKAGERIVIFKDGRALIHGTKDMVHAKATYQRILG, via the coding sequence GTGAAAGAGCGATTTTCAAGGCAGACTTTATTCGTCCCTATTGGTGAAGGGGGCCAATTGAAAATTATGAAGAAGCATGTCTTGCTTCTTGGGGCAGGGGCTTTGGGATCTGCTAATGCCGAGGCCCTTACTCGTGCAGGAGTAGGGAAGCTTACCATTGTCGACAGGGATTATGTCGAGACCAGTAATTTACAGCGCCAACAAATGTATACGGAACGGGATGTCGATGAGAAACTGCCAAAAGCAGAAGCGGCAAAGCGTCATTTATTTGATATCAATCATGAAGTTGAAGTGAATGCCATCATCATGGACGCAACTGCCCAGAACCTCGAACAGCTGCTTGGTGATGTTGATTTGATATTGGATGCAACCGATAATTTTGAGACACGGATGATTATTAATGATTTATCACAAAAGCTTCATATACCGTGGATTTATGGGGCATGCGTGGGGAGTGTGGGCATGACTATGACGATCCTTCCCGAACAGACTCCATGTTTACACTGTTTGCTTAAAGCAATCCCCATTCAAGGAATGACCTGTGACACAGGAGGAATCATATCACCAGCTGTAACGATGGTAGTGGCACACCAAACTGCCGAAGCTTTGAAAATACTTGTTGAAGATTGGGAATCGGTACGACCTGCACTTGTTACTTTTGATCTGTGGAGAAATCAATACCAAACCGTTAAATTAACAAAAGCGAAAAAGAAAGATTGTCTCTCATGCGGAGAGCAGAGGACATATCCCTTTTTAACAATGGAAAATGCAACGAAAACGGCTGTTCTTTGCGGGAGGGATACTGTACAGGTTAGACCGCCAAAACCTTTGGAACTGCAACTCGATAAATTAGCCAAAGATCTGAACGGAAGCGGCTATTTGGTGAAATTCAATCCATTTCTTCTCTCTTGTGAAAAAGCTGGGGAGCGTATAGTCATTTTCAAGGATGGCCGGGCGTTGATTCACGGTACGAAGGACATGGTCCATGCAAAGGCCACATACCAAAGAATCCTTGGATAA
- a CDS encoding general stress protein has translation MYQVHVVENGLQAKEKIDELVTSGYTKDDVYLFAHDKTRSKHLTENTNTEGVGMKEQGFLDSVGNLFKSRGDELRNRMSNLGLSDMEAERYEEVLDEGKVVIVASKQDNKDGVTH, from the coding sequence ATGTATCAAGTACATGTAGTAGAAAACGGTTTACAAGCAAAGGAAAAAATCGATGAATTAGTTACATCAGGTTATACGAAAGACGATGTATATTTGTTTGCCCATGATAAAACCCGTTCAAAGCACCTTACCGAGAATACAAATACAGAAGGTGTAGGCATGAAGGAACAAGGTTTCCTTGATAGCGTCGGAAATCTCTTTAAATCACGCGGAGATGAACTTCGTAACCGAATGAGCAACCTTGGCCTTAGTGATATGGAGGCAGAACGTTACGAGGAAGTGCTTGACGAAGGAAAAGTAGTTATCGTTGCTTCCAAACAAGATAATAAAGACGGGGTTACACACTAA
- a CDS encoding phospholipase D family protein, protein MKKWYKRKRFYLLVSILIVIAIVIVYNSYKPLPDGISYEGKVHHVEDIDFIYDLSYHDEQGNLQHEQRIFQTINQAIQEADSYIVIDMFLFNAFYDEKINFPKLTETLKDNLVEQKKKKPDLQVIFITDEVNTSYNAYQLEALETMKKNGIDVIVTNLDRLRDPNPLYSGVYRTFFQWFGESGKGWIVNPMAKSAPKVTLRSYLRLMNIKANHRKVVATEKTAIISSANPHDASGFHSNIAFQMEGNIIGDFVNAEEAASKFSGGPKSFPEFKGTSADKGPISVQLLTEGKINKHALKAIKDAKKGDKIHLAMFYIADREVVEALTDAAKRGVKIQMILDPNQNAFGSEKIGLPNLPVAAEFEKLGDENISIRWYKTDKEQFHTKLMMIQKANETVILGGSANYTSRNLDDYNLEANVEIHAPNDADVSKDVDSYFQRLWINQNGTYTVDYSEYQKKLPVFKYLTYRIQKVFRFTTY, encoded by the coding sequence ATTTTGATTGTCATTGCAATCGTAATCGTCTATAACAGCTACAAACCTCTCCCCGATGGTATTTCCTATGAAGGGAAGGTTCATCATGTCGAGGATATCGATTTCATCTATGACCTTTCCTATCACGATGAACAAGGGAATCTGCAACATGAGCAGCGAATTTTCCAAACCATAAATCAAGCCATACAAGAGGCTGATTCTTATATCGTAATCGATATGTTTTTGTTTAATGCTTTTTATGATGAAAAGATAAACTTCCCGAAGTTAACCGAGACTCTGAAGGATAATCTGGTTGAACAGAAGAAAAAGAAACCGGACCTCCAGGTTATATTCATTACTGATGAAGTGAATACTTCCTATAATGCCTACCAGTTAGAGGCATTGGAAACGATGAAGAAAAATGGAATTGATGTCATTGTTACCAACTTAGACCGCCTCCGGGATCCGAATCCTCTCTATTCAGGTGTGTATCGGACATTTTTCCAATGGTTCGGTGAAAGCGGGAAAGGCTGGATTGTGAATCCAATGGCTAAAAGCGCACCAAAGGTCACCTTACGTTCTTATCTTAGATTGATGAATATCAAAGCCAATCACAGAAAAGTGGTCGCTACTGAAAAAACGGCCATTATCTCATCTGCCAATCCTCATGACGCAAGTGGATTCCATTCCAATATTGCGTTCCAGATGGAAGGGAATATCATCGGCGATTTTGTTAACGCAGAAGAAGCCGCTTCGAAATTCTCGGGAGGACCTAAGTCATTTCCTGAGTTCAAAGGGACATCAGCAGATAAAGGGCCGATATCGGTACAACTGCTAACGGAAGGTAAAATCAATAAACATGCCCTTAAGGCAATTAAGGATGCAAAAAAGGGTGACAAGATCCATCTTGCCATGTTCTACATTGCCGATCGCGAGGTTGTCGAGGCATTAACGGATGCAGCTAAACGGGGTGTGAAGATTCAAATGATATTGGATCCGAATCAAAACGCTTTCGGAAGTGAGAAAATCGGGCTTCCCAATCTTCCAGTTGCCGCCGAATTCGAAAAACTGGGGGATGAAAACATCTCGATCCGCTGGTACAAAACAGATAAAGAACAGTTCCATACAAAGTTGATGATGATCCAAAAGGCTAATGAGACGGTTATCCTTGGAGGATCGGCTAATTATACCTCACGCAATCTAGATGACTATAATCTTGAAGCGAATGTTGAAATCCATGCTCCAAATGATGCGGACGTTTCAAAAGATGTCGATAGCTATTTTCAAAGACTCTGGATAAATCAAAATGGAACCTACACGGTGGATTACAGTGAATATCAAAAGAAACTGCCTGTCTTTAAATACTTGACCTACCGCATTCAGAAGGTGTTCCGCTTCACCACTTACTAA